A section of the Centroberyx gerrardi isolate f3 chromosome 8, fCenGer3.hap1.cur.20231027, whole genome shotgun sequence genome encodes:
- the LOC139919699 gene encoding 4-hydroxyphenylpyruvate dioxygenase-like, with protein MTTYTDKGEKHEQGRFLCFDHLTFWVGNAKQAASYYCNKLGFEPLAYQGLETGSRDVVSHAVKQGKIVYVFSSALNPGNKEMGEHLVKHGDGVKDIAFTVEDCDFLVQKAREQGAIIVKEPHTLEDKHGRVKLAVLQTYGDTTHTFVERTAYSGLFLPGFQPPLYRDPSLAKLPSGKLNFIDHVVGNQPDDEMVPVVEWYQKNLLFHRFWSVDDKQLQTEFSALRSIVVANYEETVKMPINEPAIGKRKSQIQEYVEYYGGPGVQHIAMNTSDIITAIRNLKERGMEFMSVPDTYYEQLREKLKLSKLKISEDMDVLQELRILVDYDDNGYLLQIFTKPVQDRPTVFLEVIQRHNHQGFGAGNFKSLFEAIEADQNARGNLTILTPNGVSKSM; from the exons ATG acAACATACACTGATAAAGGTGAAAAG CATGAGCAGGGCCGCTTCCTCTGCTTTGACCACCTGACATTCTGGGTGGGAAACGCTAAACAG GCTGCATCATACTATTGTAACAAGCTGGGATTTGAGCCTTTGGCGTACCAGGGTCTGGAGACAGGCAGTCGAGATGTGGTGTCCCATGCAGTCAAACAAGGCAAG ATCGTTTATGTGTTCTCATCTGCCCTCAATCCTGGAAACAAAG AGATGGGAGAACATTTGGTCAAGCATGGGGATGGTGTCAAGGATATTGCATTTACAGTGGAGGACTGTGACTTCCTAGTGCAG AAAGCTCGAGAGCAAGGTGCAATTATTGTAAAGGAGCCCCACACACTGGAGGACAAGCATGGTAGAGTAAAGCTGGCTGTGCTACAGACG TATggagacaccacacacacatttgtggaGAGGACAGCATACAGTGGGCTGTTTCTTCCAGGCTTCCAGCCTCCTCTGTACCGAGACCCGTCCTTAGCCAAACT GCCAAGTGGAAAGCTGAACTTCATCGATCATGTTGTGGGAAACCAACCTGACGATGAGATGGTTCCAGTGGTGGAATG GTATCAGAAAAACCTTCTCTTTCACCGCTTCTGGTCGGTGGATGACAAGCAGCTGCAGACAGAGTTCAGTGCACTGCGCTCCATTGTGGTGGCAAACTATGAGGAGACTGTGAAGATGCCCATTAACGAGCCTGCCATCGGGAAGCGCAAGTCTCAAATCCAG GAGTATGTGGAGTACTACGGAGGTCCAGGAGTCCAGCACATTGCCATGAACACATCAGATATCATCACTGCA ATTCGTAACCTAAAGGAGCGTGGGATGGAGTTCATGTCTGTGCCAGACACTTACTACGAACAGCTGAGAGAGAAGCTGAAACTGTCAAAGCTCAAAATCTCAGAGGACATGGATGTTCTGCAG GAGCTGAGGATCTTGGTGGACTATGACGACAACGGCTATTTACTCCAGATCTTCACCAAGCCGGTCCAGGATCGCCCCACTGTGTTCTTGGAAGTCATTCAGAGACATAACCACCAG GGCTTTGGTGCAGGAAATTTCAAGTCTCTTTTCGAAGCCATTGAGGCAGACCAGAACGCTAGAGGAAATTTGACTATCCTGACACCAAATGGAGTGTCGAAGAGCATGTGA